GAGGGAGGAAGGGCCAAAGAGTGTCATGGAGAGGTTTGTGAATGTTGGGATTCTGTGTGCTCATGTTATGGTGGCTTTTAGGCCTACTATTTCAGAAGCACTGAGGATGTTGGAGGGTGATATTGATATTCCTAAGTTACCAGATAGGCCAATGCCACTTGGCACTGAGTCTTATAGATCTTCTTTTGGGTATTCTAGCATTCAGGAAATTGATAGATCAAGACCCAGATTTAGTTCTAGCATTGTAACTCCCAAGTCCTCAACATAGATTGAAGATGTGAACTAACTAGGACACTTGGTAGTTTGGTACGTGTGTTTGTACCAAACTTCTTAGCTGAGAGATTCTTTTGTACATTGGTGACTAAAAAAACAACTATGATGAAATTACCCTTCTTTTCTTTTTTTGCTAGTCAAAGTCTCCATCTTTCTTTGATTTCTACCAACCCTTTTAGTCAAACTGCTCAAATGTTGGCGGTTCATGTTCCCACTCTTGCTGTTGCACGTGTGATTTTGTCGAACGACACCAAGAATAACGTCGTTAATAAGGTAAGGTACATAAATATAGCCCGGGCCCTGCATGATCAGTCTTTTGAGAAGCAAAAGGACCCGGAAAGTGGAGAGACACAGCTGCACCTTGCGTCGTGTTCTCCGCCGAAGACGTCGCCGTCTACAGTACGTTTGCTTTGTCACTCTATTGTCCTTGCTTTCTAGATTTGTATGTATTTAGGAACTTATAATTGGGTGGGTTATTGAGAAATGGTTACCAAGGAATTGATCGAATTGCTCATTGTTCATAAACTAAAGAAGGATCACCAGCTAATTTCAAGAATGAAACTTTAAACAAGGATCATTAACTTTATGTTTGTGCATATACATATCTCCTTTCATTCATTTTAGTGTTCAATAGAATCAATACTAAAAATTGCGTTAATCATCGCTGCTACGGCTCTGGAGTATTTGCGTTTTGTTGTTGATACAGCCATCGACCAAAGTCAGATCAGAATTTCATTTGGAAGAGTAGAAGATGTATAGTGAGATCCAGGATCAAATGGGGTAGTGTACTGAGTACAGTGCAGGCTTACCATGGTTGATCGAGTCTGAGGCAAAGATAATGCTGTAGCAGATCATTCATGTGAGTGCTTGTGATCCACGATGAGGGACCAAAGGATGGTGACTATAGATCAAATTTAGCATCATTATTATGAGGAAGTATGCAAGGGAGGGCTTTAAAACAAAGGATTGATGCTGGTTGTAATCCTGATATAGTGACATAGGGCATCAAGGTTAATTGTCTTTGCAAGGGGGGGAGGGTGGAGTGGAAGCTAGTGGTTGCATTGCCTGCATCTTTAATTTATAGCATTTTGTTGCATACATATGGCCATACGGGATCTAAATAGGATGGAAGATGTTGATTGGTTCTTTCAATCAAAAGGAGTGGAATCAAGTTGACCTGTATTATGCCTTGACTGGCGCTTTCCGTTCAAGAATTTATATACAGGGTCTTAGGGGATATGAATTACAAAGGTGTTGCACCCAATTCAAAGACCTGCAACTCCAATATCTTCTTCACTAGCTTGCTCGACTGTGGAGAAACTAATAAAGCATTAACTTATTCATTTGCTAACAAAGTGATCAGAGTTTGTGAGCTGATCGAGATATATACATAGGCAATGATGCAAGAGATATTCTGTGAGATAGATGAAGTAAAGATGGGTCATAATTACAGTGTGAAAGCTAACAGTCTGTCATGAGCTTAAGAAGCGCCTTCTCTCACTGGCAGAGATGATAGAGACGGTTGGGAGGTTAATATGGGTGTAGTTGATGTAGTACGATGTTCTAGAGCATGAAGATAATATTTGGCTCCAATATGGTGTTTATGGAAGGAAATCCCTTAAGGCAAAGCAAGATCACCATGCAGATTATCCTATTGGTTTGTGAAGTTGTTAATCAGGTGTCATGCTCTATACTAATGAAAATTGCAGCCCCAATACTTTAGAATCTACATTGTAGGTGTACTTGATCATATAAACATTCATCATACTTTAAAACTAGTTATCTAAAGTACCCCAAATTATAATTTCAGAGGTACATTGAAGCATGATAGCAGAAGAAAACCACTGCAAGTTTTTGTAGAAATATTTTATTATGATATATTCTTTGCAGTTTGCAATCCGCATACATGTTTGTTGAGCATAATGGGAACTAGAATTGCCTAGAAGAAAGAGAACAAAGCTGATAAAACCCTCCATAGGATGATGCATTGATGCCTAAACACCACATTCGTTTTTATTGGTATTTTTTATTTGCTATTTTCTTCCTATTTTCTCTATTTTTGTCTTGTGGTGTGAGCAAGATGCTTTATTGAGTTATTCATGGTTTGCCTCTATCCATGATTTGTTTCTTCTGAGACAAAGTCTTGGTAGCTCTAAGAACAATTGTGGGGGGAAATTAATTAATGTTCAATCAATCTCCAACTTTGAATCATGTTGGGAGACTGACTAATTGACTAGTAGCTGGTGAGAAGATGCCAAGATGATTGATTAATTAGTGCAAGAAGCAAGCCTATTTAGGAGATTGTTTTTTTTTTTTTAACTGACGACTTTGGTGACCACAAATAGCTTTAATATGAGCTTCAAGTATTGTTTTAATATTAAGTCGGTGTTAGAAAGACTTGACTGATGTTTTAGTGGATGGAAAGTGTAGGGATAAGCGCTTACATAAAAAAAGAGCAATCTCATGAATTTTGAGACAGATTCAACTGATGCATGTGCAGCAGAAAAGATATATCTTGGTTTAAGGATATCATTTCCCTGAAACTGCAATTGACCTCTGATATGCTTCCCTGCAAGTTCAATCTCTTGCTAGCTGCTTCCTGATCAAGCAATAGATCTCTCTTCAAATTACTACTTGTTTCTACCTTGCATGCTAGTCCTTGCTGAACTCCCAAGAGGTAATAAATACTGACTTGGAGATTCCCTTAGATCAGAGTCCCATTGTGTGGTACTGCCTCTTTCCTATATTGTATATCTGTGTACAACCAATAATTGAATAGGAGCACTAACTGCATTCTTCTATATGAATATGGATTAGCAGGTTACTAATATGGCTTCTTCTGCTTCTGCTGCTGAAATTTACCTCCCTCGAGACAAGTATGATGTCTTTCTTAGTTTTAGAGGTCTAGACACGCGCCAGAAATTTACCAGCCATCTTTATGAGGCTTTAAAGCGGAAGAAAATTGATACCTACATGGATAATAGACTTGAAAGAGGAGATGAAATTGAGCATGCCCTGGTGGAAGCAATCGAGCAATCAAAGATTTCAATAATTGTTTTTTCAGAAAACTATGCCTCTTCTAGCTGGTGCTTGGATGAGCTTGTGCATATACTGAAATGCAGGCAAAGATATGGACAGATTGTTATACCTGTATTTTATGAAATAGATCCATCACATGTACGGAAACAGCAGGGAAGTTATGCAAGTGCATTAGTAGCTCATGAAGAACGTTTCGTGAACAACAAGGAGAAAGTGCTCAGTTGGAGGAAAGTTTTGTCATCTGTAGCTAATCTATCTGGGTTTGATTCAAAAAATACCAGGTATTTAACTTTTTAATTTCATTATTTTATTAGCTTCTACTTTTGGTAAATTTGATCTACAGAAGACTAATGATAATTACCCCATACTGATTAAGTACTTATTTCTGTTCTCCATATATGCTAGGCCCGAGTCTGCATTAGTTGAGACAATTGTCAAAGAGGTTTTGAAGAGATTGAATTGTAACTCGTCAACTAATTCGAGAGGTCTCTTTGGGATTGAAAGTCAGATTCAACAAATTAAATTGTTATTATCCATTCATGCACAAGATGTTCCGATACGCAATATAGGCATTTGGGGAATGGGTGGTATAGGAAAGACCACCCTTGCTAATGAGGTATTTCTCCGACTCTCTTCTGAATTCGATTCTTGTTCATTTCTTGCAAATGTTAGAGAAGAGTCAGAGAAATATGGCATACATCATGTGCGAAATAAACTTCTCGGTGAGTTATTAGAGGAGGAAAGCCAAAATATTGGCTCTCTATCTATAGGGTCACATCTTTTACGCAGGTTGTCCCGTACGAAGGTCCTTGTTGTTCTAGATGATGTGAACGATTCAAGCCAAATAGAAGCTTTACTTGGAGATCAAGTTGTGTTTGCATGGGGAAGTAGAATCATTATAACCTCTAGAGATAAGCGACCACTGATAGATAGAGTGGATGATGAACATATATACCCGATGAAGGGGTTGGAGATTGATGACGCTCTTCAGCTTTTTCATTTGAAAGCTTCCAAAGATGACCTTTCCAAAACAGATTGTTTGGACTTGTCAGTAAGAGCTGTAGAGATTGCTAAAGGTATACCATTATTTCTTACAGTTTTGAGCTCCTCATTTGGTGATTGCAAAACTAGAGAAGATTGGGAAGATGAATTGAACAGGTGGCAAAACTTTCCGAACAAAAAAATTGAGGATAGGTTGAGACCAAGCTATAATGGATTACAAGAGGATGAGAAGGGAATATTTCTTGATATTGCATGTTTCTTTAAAGGAGAAAAGAGAGGGAAGTCAGAAAGAATATTACAAATGCACGGGTTCTCTGCACGGAGGGGAATTCAAATTCTCATCAATAAGTCTCTTATATCAATTTCCATGGATAATCACCTAGAGATGCATGATTTGCTGCAAGAAATGGGTCGGTCCATTGTTCGTGAACAATGCACTCATAACTGTGGGAAGCGCAGTAGGTTATGGAATGCCAAGGATGTCTATCAAGTATTGAAAAATAAGATGGTATGTGTTCAATTAATTCATTGTCCTTTTTTCTTTTTCTTTTTTCGAATAGCTCATTCATTACATTCTAAAAAAGAAAAGGCTTAGGCCTTAAACCCCAATAGACAAGAGTTTGATTAACCTACATTTTATAAAACAACAAACTGAAACCTAGAAACCCAAAAACAACCAAATTAACTCTAGCTAGATCTTAAAGCACTGCATGTAGAGAAGAAAAAATTGCAATCTCTGAACTTAGAAAAACAAAAGTCCAGGAACCACTCAGTTACCTCCAGAACCAAAAAAAAAAAAACTCAGTTACCTATGTGCATATATAAGACTCATTTCTTCTAACAAAGTCTCCAAATATATGATACTATTTATCATGCATCAATCTCAAAGTTTCAAACTTTTGGATTTCAATAGAGAACAATAATTGTGGTTAAATTGTACTGATCATGTAGATCTTAGGGTGATGATATGCTAAAATGTTTTAGACCTGATTTTGTGGGATTGTTTGGTTCTATATTTTTTTCATTTAATCATCACATTTGCAATCAAATTTAAATTTATTAACCATTATGACTGTTTGACATGAAGTAATCAAAGTAGGATTTTATGAAGTGATAAAATGTCTTACTAATTATTCCAATTAATCCACAATGGATAATCTTTTGGACAACATGACATATACAGTATATCTATATGTAAAAATTATAAACCAGTAAAAAAAAAAGTTACTTGTACGAATCTATTTTTGATATATTTTACTTATGTTGTATGCTCATTGAACTTTATTGTTGATTCTTAGGGAACTACAAAACTTGAAGCCATATGTTCAGACATATCTACCATTGATCAGGAGTTGCAACTGAGTCCTAAGTCCTTCAAAAATATGCACAATCTAAGGTTGCTACGATTTTATGCACAGCCAAATGTGGACACCAAAATGCACCTTCCTGAAGGTCTCGACTTTTTACCTGACTACCTTAGATATCTATACTGGGAGAGCTACCCTGCTAAATCTTTGCCATCAGAATTTTCTCCACACAATCTAGTTGAGCTTCATCTGCCCAATGGCAAAGTTAAGAAGCTTTGGAATAATAATGGCCAGGTAACATCAGTTTTCCTTCTTGATTATTAAAGCAGTTAATGTAGTCAGCGTTTTGGAGCCAAGTTATTAATATATGTTTTACTTAATATGTTGCAGAGTTTGGGGAATTTAAAGAGGTTGAATCTTAAAGGGTGCAAACACCTGATTGAAGTTCCGGATTTCTCTCAGTGTCCAAATATTGAAACATTAATTCTCAGCGGTTGTACAGGTTTGGTTCAACTGTATGTTAAAAAGTTTGATAAGGTTACTACTCTAAAACTTTCAGGCTGCTCGAGTCTTAAATTTTATCCGGAGATGCCATGCAATGTGCAAAACTTAGATTTGTCTTGGTCTAAGCTGACTGAAGTTCCCGATCTCTCTCGGTGTCCAAATATTAAGAAGTTATATCTGAATCATTGTGCGGAGTTGGTTCGACTTCCTGATGGATATCTTAAACATCTTGCCAAGCTTACTACTCTTAATATGGCAGACTGTTTAAGTCTTAAAGCTTCTCCTGAGGTACCAAGCAGTTTACAAACCCTAGATTTGTCTAGGTGCTTTCAACTGAGTGAAGTTCCTGATCTCTCTCAGTGTCCAAATATTAAGAAAATAGATCTCTGTTGGTGCACAAATTTGGTTGAACTCCCAATATTAAAAGATTTTGAAAAGCTTATTTGTTTGGAACTAGCAGGGTGCTCTGGTCTTAAAGCTGCTCCTGAGTTACCCCGCAATTTACGACAATTGGATTTGTCTTCTTGCTCTCAAATGATTGAAGTTCCTGATCTCTCCGAGTGTGCAAATATTGATGAAATAGATTTCAGTCGGTGTTCAAGTTTGGCTCAACTCCCTAAGTCAACATTTAAATATCTTGATAAGGTTTCTCGTCTGCAGCTGGCAAGGTGCTTGAGTCTTAAAGTTTGTCCCGAGTTACCGCCCAATATACGAGATTTGAATTTGTCTAATTGCTGTCAACTGACTGAACTTCCCGATCTCTCTGGCTGTCCAAATATTGAGACTCTAGATCTCTGTCATTGTACAAGATTGGTGCACATCCCTGATTCATATGTTGGAAATCTTAATAAGCTTACTACTATGTATCTGGAAGATTGCTCGAGTCTTAAAGTCTTCCCGAAAATACCACAAAATGTAAAGAATTTGCATGCGCCTTCTTGCTCTCAGCTGACTGAATTTCCTGATATCAGTGGGTGTCCTAACATTGAGAGGATAGATCTCAGTGACTGTACAAGTTTGGTTCATGTCCCTCCTTTTGTCAGAAATCTTGATTTCTTTCGGTATCCAAAGATTAAGATAAAGCTTCTTGGTTGTACAAGTTTGGACCAACCCCCTTCAATCATTCGCAAATTGTTTTGACAAGCTTGTACAAACTTGTTTGACGCTGTGAGCAAGGTATGTACCTCTCTGTCTCTGTCTGTCTCTCTCTCTCTCTCTCTCTCTCTCTCTCTCTCTCACTTTCTTCTAAGACAATATTCATATTATGACGTCTCACACACGGTACAGGTGGTGCGTGCATCAAAGGATTAAGTCAGTCATTCACCCGTATGTGAAATACGCATGCATTTTAACAATTCTGTCTGGGAGAACATGAATGATCCAGTTCCTGCCCCCTGCACTGGGAGGTCTTAAGCGATGCAAACAGAGGTGGCTCGTCAAGTGGTCTTGAGAAGGCCACTAATGGGTTTGCTCAGAAGAACATGATAGGCCAAGGTGGGTATGGGGTTGTGTACAAGGGCACACTTGCTGATGGGACCCTTGTTGCTGTGAAGCAGATTCTTGATATGGAGGCATTGGATTCGAAAGGGGACGAGAAGTTTTCGAATGAGGTGGAGATCATAGGGAAGATTCGGCATAGGAATTTGCTGTCGCTTAGAGGGTGTTGTGTTACTAGTGATGATTTTGAAGGGAAAAGGAGGTTCTTGGTTTATGATCTTATGACAAATGGGAATTTGAGTGACCATTTGAGTAGCAGTAAGAGGAGATTGAGTTGGCCTCAGAGAAAGAGTATCATACTTGATGTTGCAAAAGGGCTTGCTTACTTGCACAATTGGATCAAGCCTGCTATTTATCACAGGGACATAAACGGGACTAACATACTATTGGATTCAGAAATGAAGGCCAAAGTTGCAGACTTTGGTTTAGCCAAGCAAAGTTTAGTGGGGCAGACTCACTTGACAACAAGAGTTGCTGGCACTTATGGTTATTTGGCGCCAGAGTATGCTCTCTATGGACAGCTTCCGGAGGAGCGATGTTTACAGCTTCGGCATTGTGATTCTTGAGATCATGAGTGGGAGGAAAGTGTCGGACACATCGAATTCCAGCACGAATTTGAATTCGGTTGTGCTGATCACGGATTGGGCGTGGATGCATACGAAAGCGGGGGAGTGTCGAGGAGGTGTTTGATGAGACATTGAGGGAGGAAGGGCCAAAGAGTGTGATGGAGAGGTTTGTGAATGTTGGGATTCTGTGTGCTCATGTTATGGTGGGTTTTTGGCCTACTATTTCAGAAGCACCGAGGATGTTGGAGGGTGATATTGATATTCCTAAGTTACCAGATAGGCCAATGCCACTTGGGACTGAGTTATAGATCTTCTTTTGGGTATTCTAGCATTCTGGAAAGTGAAAGATCAAGACCCAGCTTTAGTTCTAGCATTGTCACTCCAAGTCCCCAACATAGATTGAAGATGTGAACTAACTAGGACACTTGGTTGTTTGGTATATGTGTTCGTATCATTTCAATATTCTTTGATGAGAGATTATTTTGTACATTGGTGACTAAAACAAGAAATTGATGAGATTACCATTCTTTTTGTGCTTGTCAAAGTCTTCATCTTTCTTTTTTTGATCTCTACCAGCCCTTGGTCAAACTGCTCAAGTTCATATTCCACTCTTGCTGTTGCACGTGTGATTTTGTCGAACGACACCGAGAATAACGTCGTTAATGTAAGGTGCATAAATATATCTCTATTATTATAAAACCAAACGTTCAGGAAATTCACCAAGTTATGTTTTGCTTAAACTACCTTTAATGAAACAACAGACAAATAAAAACAAGGATTGTTATAGTAAAAAACAAAATAAAAAATAAAACAAATTAGATAAAGAGATAAACAACACAAAACTATATTATATAGTTAGGGTAAATCAAATAGGTGATCGTGTTCCTGTGCATTGGGTACTATTATAAAGCCAAGTGTTCAGGAAATTCACTAAATTATGTTTTACCTAAACTACCTTTAATGAAACAACAGACACAAATAAAAACAATGGTTGTTATAGTAAAAAGCATAATAAAAAGATAAACAAAACAAAACTGTATTATATAGCTAGGGTAAATCAAATTGGTGATCGTGTTCCCGTGCATTGGGTAAAAGGCTATTTTAGTGAAGAAGAGTTTGAGGAGAAATTTTTCAGCGAGGACCACGTGACAGTACGACGTGATCCTACATTTTAATCAAATATTGACACATAGATTTTATTAAGAAAAAAATACATAAGTTATTTTGTCAAAGACAATTTTGGGTTTGTTGTTACTTTTTAAACCCTTAACCCTAAACTCTAAACCCTAGACTCTAAACTCTAAACCTTAGACCCAAAACCCTAACCCTTAAACCCTAAACCCTAAACTCTAACCCCAAACCCTAAACCCTAACCCCAAACCCTAAACCTTAGTCCAAACTCAACAAAGACCTATGAAGGTCATTTCACAAAAAATAGAAAACCTTAATTTAAATTTTAGTTATAATAAATCCACATGTCAATATTTAATTGGAATGTAGGACCACGTCATACTGCCACGTCGTCCTGTAGCATCTAAAAATTTCTCGATTTTGAGTTACAGTGCGACGGTTATTTCGGGATTGAGAGCTAAATTTGCTGCGGGGTTTTATCCGAGTTTGGATTTTCGGTTATGGCTATAAATTAACTATCGTTTTATTGCTTTGGGGATATAGTGGCGACGAAAGAGGAGGGGGTGACACGTATGGGGAGGGTCGACGGACACGTCACGGATTTAACGGGTCACGGAATAAGTGTTGGAGAATAAATTCCAACATGGGATTCTTTCTCTTTTCGTTGATTGATGGGAGAATCAAAATAACATTAGAGCATGTTCACCCGTTTGGTTAGAATGAATACAGTGACCTGGGTTACTCTGACTAGGTAGCAGTTTTCACCCGTTTGAAATGTGAGATTGCTGCCACGTGGCAGTGATTGTTTATTGAATTAAAAAAATGGTTTTTAAGTGTGAATAATGATTTTAGTTGTAAATAAATAGTAATTAAACAATATGACTTAATGAAATTTAATTTTTTTATTCCNNNNNNNNNNNNNNNNNNNNGAAATGTGGTTGGGGATATCCACCGGAGAAAGACCCCGACAAATTTGCTTGTGTCTTCGCTATCGCCTTTTGTTTTGCTAGCCAATAATCTTTTCTAGGCCCTGGCGACATAGTGCTTGGATTCATCTCCATGATACGCTCTTCCCTCTCTTGGATTTGAATTGCTCATTCCGCATAACCATTTGGAGCCGCATATATTCTCATTGTTGTTGGTCTTGCAATTGCCTTGCATATGCTTCATCTCGTTTTTCCCTCGCTGACAAGATTGATGCTTGGCTGTTTGTAAGCGTCACGACAGCAGATGCAACATGTGATTCTTCTTTGGTTGCCTTCCCTTTTCGTTGTGCTTCCTTTGCAGCCTTTCTTCCTATAGGTCACGCATTCGGGTTGGGAACAACTTCATCAACATCTTTTTTTTAAGTTGATAGGAGAAACATCACAACTTGGTTGGGTAGACATATCTTCATTGCCTCCCATTGATGTTGCCGCACTCGTCTCGACCGGAGGTGGAATGTCACGAAATGCTTGAAAACCTTGAACAACTTCATAGCAAGCAAAACTTGAGAAATCTTTTTGTCTCTTGATTGATTTCCCTTTGGACATCGCTTGTTTCCAAATCTCTTGTGCTTTCTTATACTACAAATTTAAAAACTACAATTAATGGGATACATGAAATAGTAACTAATTTATCAAAATATCATAATAATTATGTAAACACGAAATTAGTAACTAATTATTCATACCTCATCAAGTGGACTTGTACCACTCTTTACCCAATTCTTAGCTTGTCGTAATGCACAATGCCATTGAAACAATTCGGGTTTCAGAATTCTTCACCTCCCTATAAATGCAGATGCACTTCGATCGGTAGCATCTGGTAAATTTTCGAATTAGTGTTTGCGGACATTATCCCATAGCTCGGCTTTCTTTTGATCTTTACCCTTTCCCGAATCTTGGCTAATAAACCTCCATGACTTGCACAATTGGAGGTCTTCCTCTGGACTCCATTTGGGCAAAGTTGTGTTAATTCCAACCATGGTTGAAACAAAGGAAAAACCTAGAAGATGAAATCTATGGAATTTAAAAACTAAGAAATTTTGATGTGTGAGAGAAATTGGTGTGGAATGTGTAAAATTTTGATGGGTATTTATAGGGGATTATACAAAAAATTTAATATTTTTGACTTTTTTTTCCTGCCCGTTGAAAGGGTTAATTTTTTTCTTACCATTAATTTTTTGTTCCAAAAAATTCCAAACGGTCGAATTTTGTTTAAAAAAAATTTAGTTGCAACGGTCATCAATTATGGACCATAAGATCTGTCAAAACATCTCAAACCAATGGTCAAGATCTGTGGACCGTTGCATTTGAAACCTTTCTAGATGGCCTCCAGTGTGCGACGCGTGGCGT
The window above is part of the Fragaria vesca subsp. vesca linkage group LG2, FraVesHawaii_1.0, whole genome shotgun sequence genome. Proteins encoded here:
- the LOC101307176 gene encoding TMV resistance protein N-like, which produces MASSASAAEIYLPRDKYDVFLSFRGLDTRQKFTSHLYEALKRKKIDTYMDNRLERGDEIEHALVEAIEQSKISIIVFSENYASSSWCLDELVHILKCRQRYGQIVIPVFYEIDPSHVRKQQGSYASALVAHEERFVNNKEKVLSWRKVLSSVANLSGFDSKNTRPESALVETIVKEVLKRLNCNSSTNSRGLFGIESQIQQIKLLLSIHAQDVPIRNIGIWGMGGIGKTTLANEVFLRLSSEFDSCSFLANVREESEKYGIHHVRNKLLGELLEEESQNIGSLSIGSHLLRRLSRTKVLVVLDDVNDSSQIEALLGDQVVFAWGSRIIITSRDKRPLIDRVDDEHIYPMKGLEIDDALQLFHLKASKDDLSKTDCLDLSVRAVEIAKGIPLFLTVLSSSFGDCKTREDWEDELNRWQNFPNKKIEDRLRPSYNGLQEDEKGIFLDIACFFKGEKRGKSERILQMHGFSARRGIQILINKSLISISMDNHLEMHDLLQEMGRSIVREQCTHNCGKRSRLWNAKDVYQVLKNKMGTTKLEAICSDISTIDQELQLSPKSFKNMHNLRLLRFYAQPNVDTKMHLPEGLDFLPDYLRYLYWESYPAKSLPSEFSPHNLVELHLPNGKVKKLWNNNGQSLGNLKRLNLKGCKHLIEVPDFSQCPNIETLILSGCTGLVQLYVKKFDKVTTLKLSGCSSLKFYPEMPCNVQNLDLSWSKLTEVPDLSRCPNIKKLYLNHCAELVRLPDGYLKHLAKLTTLNMADCLSLKASPEVPSSLQTLDLSRCFQLSEVPDLSQCPNIKKIDLCWCTNLVELPILKDFEKLICLELAGCSGLKAAPELPRNLRQLDLSSCSQMIEVPDLSECANIDEIDFSRCSSLAQLPKSTFKYLDKVSRLQLARCLSLKVCPELPPNIRDLNLSNCCQLTELPDLSGCPNIETLDLCHCTRLVHIPDSYVGNLNKLTTMYLEDCSSLKVFPKIPQNVKNLHAPSCSQLTEFPDISGCPNIERIDLSDCTSLVHVPPFVRNLDFFRSCPLHWEVLSDANRGGSSSGLEKATNGFAQKNMIGQGGYGVVYKGTLADGTLVAVKQILDMEALDSKGDEKFSNEVEIIGKIRHRNLLSLRGCCVTSDDFEGKRRFLVYDLMTNGNLSDHLSSSKRRLSWPQRKSIILDVAKGLAYLHNWIKPAIYHRDINGTNILLDSEMKAKVADFGLAKQSLVGQTHLTTRVAGTYGYLAPEYALYGQLPEERCLQLRHCDS